Proteins encoded within one genomic window of Amycolatopsis sp. 2-15:
- a CDS encoding class I adenylate-forming enzyme family protein yields MLDGTAMATPGEDGLVRRPVCARVTIAELYDRAYHQFGSRIAVRDGDTALTYRELGDRVHRVVGGLTALGLRRGDRGVLLVANGLEFFESEHALFASGLVRTALSTRLHVREVGHILNDCAASVVFADAAWAEQLAGIRAELPHLRFIVTVAGGPGDTTLDELRAAEPARPVKPDAGDPAAILYTSGTTGLPKGATLSHAAWAAMVRNELLELPPAADDDLVLHVAPLSHLSGYVAPAYFVRGATHLTCAKFDPAVVLDLIESHHVTVLPMVPTMLNLLVLAAEQRPGDYSSLHTVVYAGSPIAPDRLARARAVFGDVFVQFYGLSELPIPIACLSARHHAFDPGAGIPPRLASAGRVSPFVEVKLVDDTGAEVGPGEIGEITVRGDQTMMGYWHRPDATAAILGPDGWAGTGDLGRFDDEGYLYLVDRKKDMVVTGGFNVYPTEVENVVSTVAGVSEVAVVGVPDETWGEALKAIVVMRTGFTVTADEVIAVCAAHLAGYKKPRSVEFVDELPKTGSGKIMRRRLRDRYWADSARKVGG; encoded by the coding sequence ATGCTCGACGGGACAGCCATGGCAACCCCCGGCGAAGACGGCCTGGTGCGCCGGCCGGTCTGCGCGCGGGTCACGATCGCGGAGCTCTACGATCGGGCCTACCACCAGTTCGGCTCGCGCATCGCCGTGCGCGACGGCGACACCGCGCTCACCTACCGCGAGCTCGGCGACCGGGTTCACCGCGTCGTCGGCGGTCTCACCGCGCTGGGCTTGCGCCGAGGTGACCGGGGTGTGCTCTTGGTGGCGAACGGACTCGAGTTCTTCGAATCCGAACACGCCCTGTTCGCGAGCGGACTCGTGCGCACCGCGCTCAGCACGCGCCTGCACGTGCGCGAAGTCGGCCACATTCTCAACGACTGCGCCGCGTCCGTGGTGTTCGCCGATGCCGCGTGGGCCGAGCAGCTCGCCGGGATCCGCGCGGAGCTCCCCCACCTCCGGTTCATCGTCACGGTCGCCGGCGGCCCGGGCGACACGACCCTGGACGAACTGCGCGCAGCCGAACCCGCACGACCGGTGAAGCCCGACGCCGGCGACCCCGCCGCGATCCTCTACACGAGCGGCACGACCGGCCTGCCCAAGGGCGCCACGCTCAGCCACGCCGCCTGGGCGGCCATGGTGCGCAACGAACTCCTCGAACTGCCCCCGGCGGCCGACGACGATCTCGTGCTGCACGTCGCGCCGCTGAGCCACCTGAGCGGATATGTGGCGCCGGCGTACTTCGTGCGCGGCGCGACCCACCTCACGTGCGCCAAGTTCGACCCCGCGGTGGTGCTGGACCTGATCGAATCCCACCACGTGACGGTCCTCCCGATGGTGCCGACGATGCTGAACCTGCTTGTCCTCGCCGCCGAGCAACGGCCCGGGGACTATTCCTCGCTGCACACCGTGGTGTACGCCGGTTCGCCGATCGCCCCCGACCGGCTCGCCCGCGCCCGCGCGGTGTTCGGCGACGTGTTCGTGCAGTTCTACGGGCTGAGCGAGCTGCCGATCCCGATCGCGTGCCTCTCGGCGCGCCACCACGCGTTCGACCCGGGAGCCGGCATCCCACCGCGGCTGGCGTCGGCGGGCCGGGTCAGCCCGTTCGTGGAGGTCAAGCTCGTCGACGACACCGGCGCCGAGGTCGGCCCCGGCGAGATCGGCGAGATCACCGTGCGCGGCGACCAGACGATGATGGGCTACTGGCACCGGCCCGACGCGACGGCCGCGATCCTCGGACCCGACGGCTGGGCCGGCACCGGCGACCTCGGCCGGTTCGACGACGAGGGGTACCTGTACCTGGTGGACCGCAAGAAGGACATGGTGGTCACCGGCGGGTTCAACGTCTATCCGACGGAGGTCGAGAACGTCGTGTCGACCGTCGCGGGGGTCTCGGAGGTCGCCGTGGTCGGCGTCCCCGACGAGACGTGGGGCGAGGCGTTGAAGGCGATCGTGGTGATGCGCACCGGGTTCACCGTGACGGCCGACGAAGTGATCGCCGTGTGCGCGGCACACCTGGCCGGCTACAAGAAGCCGCGCTCGGTCGAGTTCGTCGACGAGCTGCCCAAGACCGGCTCGGGCAAGATCATGCGGCGGCGTCTCAGGGACCGCTACTGGGCGGACAGCGCCCGCAAGGTCGGCGGCTGA
- a CDS encoding amidohydrolase family protein: MSHETVYTGARLLTGEQVLDDATLVVRDGVIRQVGPASDIVADGAMADATVVSLRGKTVIPAIVNPHGHIGYMRGTTSDASFYSRANVVDHLHRLAYYGVSTFQSLGTDRDDTELAVRDDQRAGTLGERDVAQLFTAGAGIVAPTPGDTNGGPFFAADAVHEATGPDEVRAFVRGLAAKRVDAVKFWLDSRHGTKEKLGPEIYEAVIDEAHTHGITVAAHIYTLEEAKAVIRAGADIIAHLPRTGTDDELIALLKDNNVAVFTSMAIQRPPGEDWLDEPAFADILPIDAVESLRATIREKAPEPLFDTGEAYRGMERTLVALADAGVRLVFSADTGLLAQIIGFAEHRELEALVAAGMSPLVALRLATEVSAELLGLADRGSLTVGKRADFVVLDEDPLQDITATRRITDVYFEGIRVDREGLRAGWQNA; the protein is encoded by the coding sequence GTGAGCCACGAGACCGTCTACACGGGAGCGCGCCTGCTCACCGGCGAGCAGGTGCTCGACGACGCGACGCTGGTCGTCCGCGACGGGGTGATCCGGCAGGTCGGCCCGGCGTCGGACATTGTCGCGGACGGCGCCATGGCAGACGCCACCGTGGTTTCCCTGCGGGGCAAGACGGTGATCCCCGCGATCGTCAACCCTCACGGCCACATCGGGTACATGCGCGGCACCACGTCGGACGCGAGCTTCTACTCGCGTGCCAACGTCGTCGACCACCTGCATCGGCTCGCGTACTACGGCGTCAGCACGTTCCAGTCGCTCGGCACCGACCGCGACGACACCGAGCTCGCCGTCCGTGACGACCAACGGGCCGGCACGCTCGGCGAGCGCGACGTCGCGCAGCTGTTCACGGCCGGCGCCGGGATCGTCGCGCCGACGCCGGGCGACACCAACGGCGGGCCGTTCTTCGCCGCCGACGCCGTGCACGAGGCGACCGGCCCCGACGAGGTGCGCGCGTTCGTGCGCGGGCTGGCCGCGAAGCGGGTCGACGCCGTGAAGTTCTGGCTCGACAGCCGCCACGGCACCAAGGAGAAGCTCGGGCCGGAGATCTACGAGGCCGTGATCGACGAGGCGCACACCCACGGCATCACGGTCGCCGCCCACATCTACACGCTCGAAGAGGCGAAAGCCGTCATCCGCGCGGGCGCCGACATCATCGCGCACCTGCCGCGCACGGGCACCGACGACGAGCTCATCGCACTGCTGAAGGACAACAACGTCGCGGTGTTCACCTCGATGGCCATCCAGCGCCCGCCGGGCGAGGACTGGCTGGACGAGCCGGCGTTCGCGGACATCCTCCCGATCGACGCGGTGGAGAGCCTGCGCGCGACGATCCGCGAGAAGGCGCCGGAACCGCTGTTCGACACCGGCGAGGCCTACCGCGGCATGGAGCGGACGCTCGTCGCCCTGGCCGACGCGGGCGTGCGGCTGGTGTTCTCCGCCGACACGGGCCTGCTCGCGCAGATCATCGGCTTCGCCGAGCACCGTGAGCTGGAGGCCCTGGTGGCGGCCGGGATGTCGCCGCTGGTGGCGCTGCGGCTGGCCACGGAGGTGTCGGCCGAGCTGCTGGGGCTGGCCGACCGCGGTTCGCTCACGGTGGGCAAGCGCGCGGACTTCGTTGTCCTGGACGAGGATCCGTTGCAGGACATCACCGCGACGCGCCGGATCACCGACGTGTACTTCGAAGGTATTCGCGTCGACCGGGAAGGGCTGCGGGCGGGCTGGCAGAACGCCTGA
- a CDS encoding isocitrate lyase/PEP mutase family protein translates to MPNTPHERRKAFKALLAGPGPLVLPGAYDAFSARLVEKAGYPATYLGSFAAAASAFGLPDVGLLTLNEIAEQARRVVDAVGIPVLADAENGFYDAPNVWRAVKVFEDAGVAGVHIEDNLGGKHTSMPAGLLSVEQMANKVRAAVDARTDPDFLVIARSDAAWVEHDLEGCVRRLEAYAAAGADLVFAPAIPAIDLKRVRARIPVPVMVPGDLLDVPGSDEPSSTITQYGEAGADVVLLWYTVIGAASKNVTAVLGALREGADVAAVKHLVTEQHAFEATMGYDEYEKRSARYASGQEGSA, encoded by the coding sequence ATGCCGAACACACCGCACGAGCGTAGGAAAGCGTTCAAAGCACTCCTGGCCGGACCTGGGCCGCTGGTGCTGCCCGGAGCGTATGACGCCTTCAGCGCCCGCCTCGTCGAAAAGGCCGGTTACCCCGCGACCTACCTGGGCAGTTTCGCCGCCGCCGCGTCGGCGTTCGGGCTGCCGGACGTCGGGCTCCTGACGCTGAACGAGATCGCCGAGCAGGCGCGCCGCGTCGTCGACGCGGTCGGTATCCCCGTGCTCGCCGACGCGGAGAACGGCTTCTACGACGCCCCGAACGTCTGGCGTGCCGTGAAGGTCTTCGAAGACGCGGGCGTCGCCGGCGTGCACATCGAGGACAATCTGGGTGGCAAGCACACGTCGATGCCCGCCGGGCTGCTTTCGGTGGAGCAGATGGCGAACAAGGTGCGCGCGGCGGTCGACGCCCGCACCGACCCCGACTTCCTCGTGATCGCCCGCTCGGACGCGGCGTGGGTCGAGCACGACCTCGAAGGCTGCGTCCGCCGGCTCGAGGCCTACGCCGCGGCCGGTGCGGACCTGGTGTTCGCGCCCGCGATCCCGGCGATCGACCTCAAACGCGTGCGGGCCAGGATCCCAGTGCCGGTCATGGTGCCCGGGGATCTGCTGGACGTGCCGGGTTCGGACGAGCCGTCCAGCACGATCACGCAGTACGGCGAGGCCGGTGCCGACGTGGTTCTGCTGTGGTACACGGTGATCGGCGCCGCGTCGAAGAACGTCACGGCGGTGCTCGGCGCGCTGCGGGAAGGTGCAGACGTGGCCGCGGTGAAGCACCTCGTCACCGAGCAGCACGCGTTCGAAGCCACCATGGGCTACGACGAATACGAAAAGCGCAGTGCCCGCTACGCGAGCGGGCAGGAGGGGTCGGCGTGA
- a CDS encoding GntR family transcriptional regulator — MKSEEVELHLRERLLRGDFTPGSRLPEVKLAAELGTTRNAVRSALLALESRKLVERIPNVGTVVAKVDFDRLEEIYDVLEVLEGLAARLAAQNAEPQDWAPLQELFAPSRLDAAAAGGDLETFLVAIDSYRDSVIRLADQDFLAETLAGIQDQAHLLRRRILMTPGRMEESLAQHRDIIEALVRGDADRAEELKRHNMKTARTRLRRYRDFLV; from the coding sequence ATGAAGAGCGAAGAGGTCGAGCTGCACCTGCGGGAGCGGCTGTTGCGCGGGGATTTCACACCGGGCAGCCGGCTGCCGGAGGTGAAGCTGGCCGCCGAGCTCGGCACCACCCGCAACGCCGTGCGGTCGGCTCTGCTGGCGCTCGAGTCGCGCAAGCTGGTGGAGCGGATCCCCAACGTCGGCACGGTCGTGGCGAAGGTCGACTTCGACCGGCTGGAAGAGATCTACGACGTCCTCGAGGTGCTGGAAGGCCTCGCCGCCCGGCTGGCGGCGCAGAACGCGGAGCCGCAGGACTGGGCGCCGCTGCAGGAGCTCTTCGCGCCGAGCCGGCTCGACGCCGCCGCCGCCGGCGGTGACCTCGAGACGTTCCTCGTGGCCATCGACTCCTACCGCGACTCCGTGATCCGCTTGGCGGACCAGGATTTCCTCGCCGAGACCCTCGCCGGCATCCAGGACCAGGCGCACCTGCTGCGGCGCCGGATCCTCATGACCCCCGGCCGGATGGAGGAGAGCCTCGCCCAGCACCGCGACATCATCGAAGCACTCGTGCGCGGTGACGCCGACCGGGCCGAAGAGCTCAAGCGCCACAACATGAAAACCGCCCGCACGCGGTTGCGCCGCTACCGCGATTTCCTCGTCTGA
- a CDS encoding GNAT family N-acetyltransferase: MTILVRRSGPADRPAILALLDGARGLDLPPEERAAQGFVQGSFDADKLARFETTTGAYLAEDDGEPAGVALTSPAESAGDGPPGRTVEVARAAGLTEGVFLYGPVAVAPAHRGQGVVRLLLAAVAEHLADHTAGVLFVERANEKSLAVHTHLGMNHLGVFTHAGREYTVFSFTPEQFRA, translated from the coding sequence GTGACGATCTTGGTACGCAGGTCCGGGCCCGCCGACCGCCCGGCGATCCTCGCGCTGCTCGACGGCGCCCGCGGCCTCGATTTGCCTCCCGAAGAACGCGCCGCGCAGGGCTTCGTGCAGGGCAGCTTCGACGCCGACAAGCTCGCCCGGTTCGAGACCACCACCGGCGCCTATCTCGCCGAGGACGACGGCGAACCGGCCGGCGTCGCGCTGACGTCACCGGCCGAGTCCGCCGGCGACGGCCCGCCCGGCCGCACCGTCGAGGTCGCCCGCGCCGCGGGCCTGACCGAGGGTGTGTTCCTCTACGGCCCCGTCGCGGTCGCGCCGGCCCACCGCGGCCAGGGCGTGGTTCGGCTGCTGCTCGCCGCCGTGGCCGAGCACCTCGCCGATCACACCGCGGGCGTGCTGTTCGTGGAGCGCGCCAACGAGAAGTCGCTGGCCGTCCACACGCACCTCGGCATGAACCACCTCGGCGTCTTCACGCACGCGGGGCGGGAGTACACGGTCTTCTCGTTCACTCCGGAGCAGTTCCGCGCCTGA
- a CDS encoding SDR family NAD(P)-dependent oxidoreductase: MEVGAMETTVLVTGATSGLGLAMAAALAEAGARVAVSGRSGERAREVAAGLPGAFGVELDVRDERSVSRAVEQAWSRLGRIDLLVNNAGLGMRTVNPRFMTEPRGFWEVPVEGFRQVVETNLTGYFLVAREVTPRMLAAGGGRIVNIAVSEATMSRAGFVPYGPSRAGSESLSRVMAADLRGTGVTVNLLLPGGATVTGMLPDAPAGHRFLEPEVMGPPIVWLASPAAAAVHDERIVAAEFEQWLRERVRRGTAPE; this comes from the coding sequence ATGGAGGTCGGTGCGATGGAGACGACAGTGCTCGTGACCGGCGCGACCAGCGGCCTCGGACTGGCGATGGCGGCCGCGCTCGCCGAAGCCGGGGCGCGCGTCGCGGTGAGCGGGCGGTCGGGGGAGCGGGCGCGCGAGGTCGCCGCCGGGCTGCCAGGCGCGTTCGGGGTCGAGCTGGATGTGCGCGACGAGAGGTCGGTGTCGCGCGCCGTAGAGCAGGCGTGGTCGCGGCTCGGCCGGATCGACCTGCTGGTGAACAACGCCGGGCTCGGCATGCGCACGGTCAACCCGCGGTTCATGACCGAACCGCGCGGGTTCTGGGAAGTTCCGGTCGAGGGCTTCCGCCAGGTGGTGGAGACGAACCTGACGGGCTACTTCCTCGTGGCGCGCGAGGTGACGCCGCGGATGCTGGCCGCGGGTGGCGGGCGGATCGTGAACATCGCGGTGAGTGAAGCGACGATGAGCCGGGCCGGGTTCGTGCCCTACGGCCCGTCGCGGGCGGGCAGCGAGTCGCTGTCGCGCGTGATGGCGGCGGATCTGCGCGGCACCGGCGTCACGGTGAACCTGCTGCTGCCCGGCGGTGCGACCGTCACCGGCATGCTGCCGGACGCGCCCGCCGGCCACCGGTTCCTGGAGCCGGAGGTGATGGGCCCGCCCATCGTGTGGCTGGCCTCGCCCGCGGCGGCCGCGGTGCACGACGAGCGCATCGTCGCCGCCGAGTTCGAGCAGTGGCTGCGCGAGCGCGTCAGGCGCGGAACTGCTCCGGAGTGA
- a CDS encoding VOC family protein yields the protein MSSTQGIKTVLHSVSDLSKAKEVYAALLGIAPQADSEYYVGFDTAGQHIGLVPNGGPQASPSPVAYWHVDDIEAKLAEVTAAGAVVREEPKNVGGGRLVATITDPDGNVLGLLQDR from the coding sequence ATGTCTTCCACGCAGGGCATCAAGACCGTGCTGCACTCCGTCTCCGACCTGAGCAAGGCCAAGGAGGTCTACGCCGCGCTGCTCGGGATCGCGCCGCAGGCCGACAGCGAGTACTACGTCGGGTTCGACACCGCCGGCCAGCACATCGGGCTCGTGCCGAACGGCGGACCGCAGGCCTCGCCGTCGCCCGTGGCCTACTGGCACGTCGACGACATCGAGGCGAAGCTGGCCGAGGTGACCGCGGCGGGCGCCGTGGTGCGGGAGGAGCCGAAGAACGTCGGCGGCGGGCGCCTCGTCGCCACCATCACCGACCCGGACGGCAACGTGCTGGGCCTGCTGCAGGACCGCTGA
- a CDS encoding excinuclease ABC subunit UvrA, whose translation MTKATAKAQPSSAPQGADSHDVIRVHGARVNNLKDVSVELPKRRLTVFTGVSGSGKSSLVFGTIAAESQRLINETYSAFVQGFMPTLARPDVDVLEGLTTAIIVDQERMGADPRSTVGTATDANAMLRILFSRLGKPHIGSPQAFSFNVASISGGGAVTFERAGRTVKERRSFSITGGMCPRCEGRGKVNDIDLTALYDENKSLNEGAITIPGYSMEGWYGRIFRGSGFFDPNKPIRKFTKKELNDLVYKEPTKIKVEGINLTYSGLVPAIQKSFLSKDVDAMQPHIRAFVERAVTFTTCPECQGTRLSAEARSAKIGKLSIADACAMQISDLAEWVSGLKEPSVAPLLASLRHTLDSFVEIGLGYLSLDRPSGTLSGGEAQRTKMIRHLGSSLTDVTYVFDEPSIGLHPHDIQRMNGLLRQLRDKGNTVLVVEHKPETIAIGDHVVDLGPDAGSGGGEVVYEGSVEGLRKSGTRTGRHLDDRAKLKPSVRTPTGAFEVRGASTHNLRDVDVDIPLGVLVVVTGVAGSGKTSLIHGSVSGGEDVVTVDQGAIRGSRRSNPATYTGLLEPIRKAFAKANGVKPALFSANSEGACPNCNGAGVVYTDLAMMAGVATPCEVCEGKRFQAEVLEYHLGGRDISEVLTMPVAEALEFFADGEAKIPAAHKILQRLADVGLGYLTLGQPLTTLSGGERQRVKLATNMGTDGGVYVLDEPTAGLHLADVDQLLGLLDRLVEAGKSVIVIEHHQAVMAHADWIIDLGPGAGHDGGRVVFEGTPADLVAKRATLTGEHLADYVGA comes from the coding sequence ATGACCAAGGCCACGGCGAAGGCCCAGCCCTCGTCCGCGCCGCAGGGCGCCGACAGCCACGACGTGATCCGCGTGCACGGCGCACGCGTGAACAACCTCAAGGACGTCAGCGTCGAGCTCCCGAAACGCCGCCTGACCGTGTTCACCGGCGTGTCCGGCTCGGGCAAGAGCTCGCTGGTCTTCGGCACGATCGCGGCGGAGTCGCAGCGGCTGATCAACGAGACCTACAGCGCGTTCGTGCAGGGCTTCATGCCCACGCTCGCCCGGCCCGACGTCGACGTGCTCGAAGGCCTCACCACGGCGATCATCGTGGACCAGGAGCGCATGGGCGCCGACCCGCGGTCCACTGTGGGCACCGCGACCGACGCCAACGCGATGCTGCGGATCCTCTTCAGCCGCCTCGGCAAGCCGCACATCGGTTCGCCGCAGGCGTTTTCCTTCAACGTCGCGTCGATCAGCGGTGGCGGCGCGGTGACGTTCGAACGCGCCGGGCGGACGGTGAAGGAGCGCCGCAGCTTCAGCATCACCGGCGGCATGTGCCCGCGTTGCGAAGGCCGCGGCAAGGTCAACGACATCGACCTCACCGCGCTCTACGACGAGAACAAGTCGCTCAACGAAGGCGCCATCACCATCCCCGGCTACAGCATGGAGGGCTGGTACGGCCGCATCTTCCGCGGCAGCGGCTTCTTCGACCCGAACAAGCCGATCAGGAAGTTCACGAAAAAAGAGCTGAACGACCTGGTGTACAAGGAACCGACGAAGATCAAGGTCGAGGGCATCAACCTCACCTACTCGGGGCTCGTGCCCGCGATCCAGAAGTCGTTCCTGTCCAAGGACGTCGACGCGATGCAGCCGCACATCCGCGCGTTCGTCGAGCGGGCCGTCACTTTCACCACGTGCCCCGAGTGCCAAGGCACGCGCCTGTCGGCGGAGGCGCGCTCGGCGAAGATCGGCAAGCTGTCCATCGCCGACGCGTGTGCGATGCAGATCAGCGACCTGGCCGAGTGGGTGAGCGGGCTGAAGGAGCCGTCGGTCGCTCCCCTGCTGGCTTCGCTGCGGCACACGCTCGACTCGTTCGTCGAGATCGGGCTCGGCTACCTCTCGCTCGACCGGCCGTCGGGCACGCTCTCGGGCGGCGAGGCGCAGCGCACCAAGATGATCCGCCACCTCGGCTCGTCGCTGACCGACGTGACCTACGTGTTCGACGAGCCGAGCATCGGCCTGCACCCGCACGACATCCAGCGCATGAACGGCCTGCTGCGGCAGCTGCGCGACAAGGGCAACACCGTGCTCGTCGTGGAACACAAGCCGGAGACGATCGCGATCGGCGACCACGTCGTCGACCTCGGCCCCGACGCGGGCAGCGGCGGCGGCGAGGTCGTGTACGAGGGCAGCGTCGAGGGCCTGCGCAAGTCGGGCACCCGCACCGGGCGCCACCTCGACGACCGCGCCAAGCTGAAGCCGTCGGTGCGGACGCCGACGGGCGCGTTCGAGGTGCGCGGCGCGAGCACGCACAACCTGCGGGACGTGGACGTCGACATCCCGCTCGGCGTGCTCGTGGTCGTCACCGGGGTGGCGGGTTCGGGCAAGACCTCGCTGATCCACGGCTCGGTGTCCGGCGGCGAAGACGTGGTGACCGTGGACCAGGGCGCGATCCGCGGGTCGCGGCGCAGCAACCCGGCCACCTACACCGGCCTGCTGGAGCCGATCCGCAAGGCTTTCGCGAAGGCCAACGGCGTGAAGCCGGCCCTGTTCAGCGCCAACTCCGAGGGCGCGTGCCCGAACTGCAACGGCGCGGGCGTCGTCTACACCGACCTCGCGATGATGGCCGGCGTAGCCACCCCGTGCGAGGTGTGCGAGGGCAAGCGGTTCCAGGCCGAGGTGCTGGAGTACCACCTGGGCGGGCGCGACATCAGCGAAGTGCTCACGATGCCGGTGGCCGAGGCCCTGGAGTTCTTCGCCGACGGCGAGGCGAAGATCCCGGCCGCGCACAAGATCCTTCAACGCCTGGCCGACGTCGGGCTCGGCTACCTCACACTCGGCCAGCCACTCACCACCCTGTCGGGCGGCGAGCGCCAGCGCGTCAAGCTGGCCACGAACATGGGCACCGACGGCGGCGTCTACGTGCTCGACGAGCCGACCGCCGGCCTGCATCTGGCCGACGTCGACCAGCTGCTGGGCCTGCTGGACCGACTGGTCGAGGCCGGCAAGTCGGTGATCGTCATCGAGCACCACCAAGCCGTGATGGCCCACGCCGACTGGATCATCGACCTCGGCCCCGGCGCCGGCCACGACGGCGGGCGCGTGGTGTTCGAGGGCACGCCGGCCGACCTCGTCGCGAAGCGCGCGACGCTGACCGGAGAGCACTTGGCGGACTACGTCGGCGCCTGA
- a CDS encoding RNA polymerase sigma-70 factor has product MEESGSATLDDAAEAFAQVRPRLFGIAYRMLGSAADAEDVLQEVWLRWQKADRSVVENPAAYLATTTTRLAINATRTAYARRETYVGPWLPEPVDTTADPQLGAERAAALEVAVLMLLEKLTPTERAAYVLREAFDYPYSQIAEIIQTTEVTARQYVSRARKHLAAEKRKPVSEEERKKLLTAFLAAAQAGDLPALEQLFAADVVSYSDGGGVARAARSAIFGPATLAKVVRAFQPFFWTDAEIVFTQVNGELAAVLSRNGAVYGVLSFTSTEDGIDKILWMLNPGKLTAALPAD; this is encoded by the coding sequence ATGGAAGAGAGCGGAAGCGCCACTCTCGACGACGCGGCCGAGGCCTTCGCGCAGGTGCGCCCGCGGCTGTTCGGCATCGCGTATCGCATGCTCGGCAGCGCGGCCGACGCGGAGGACGTGCTGCAGGAGGTGTGGCTGCGCTGGCAGAAGGCCGACCGCTCGGTGGTCGAGAACCCGGCCGCCTACCTCGCGACCACGACCACGCGCCTGGCCATCAACGCCACGCGCACCGCGTACGCGCGGCGTGAGACCTACGTCGGGCCGTGGCTGCCCGAGCCCGTCGACACGACGGCCGACCCGCAGCTCGGCGCCGAGCGCGCCGCCGCGCTGGAGGTCGCCGTGCTGATGCTGCTGGAGAAGCTCACGCCGACCGAGCGCGCCGCGTACGTGCTGCGCGAGGCGTTCGACTACCCGTACTCGCAGATCGCCGAGATCATCCAGACCACCGAGGTCACGGCGCGCCAGTACGTGAGCCGCGCCCGCAAACACCTCGCCGCGGAGAAGCGCAAGCCCGTGAGCGAGGAGGAGCGCAAGAAGCTGCTCACCGCCTTCCTCGCCGCCGCACAGGCCGGCGACCTGCCGGCGCTGGAGCAGCTCTTCGCCGCCGACGTGGTGAGCTACTCCGACGGCGGCGGCGTCGCCCGCGCCGCGCGCTCGGCGATCTTCGGCCCGGCCACGCTCGCGAAGGTCGTCCGCGCGTTCCAGCCGTTCTTCTGGACCGACGCCGAAATCGTCTTCACGCAGGTCAACGGCGAACTCGCCGCGGTACTGAGCCGCAACGGCGCCGTGTACGGCGTCCTCAGCTTCACCTCGACCGAAGACGGCATCGACAAGATCCTCTGGATGCTCAACCCCGGCAAGCTCACCGCCGCCCTGCCCGCGGACTGA